The nucleotide window TGGCCAACGACCTGGCGATCGGCACCCTTGACCACGATTTCGGTCGGGGTCGGGGTAGCGACGGTAACGCCGGCGGGCATCTCGAAATTCACGGGATGCGAGAAGCCCACGCTCAGGTTCAGCTTCGAGCCCGATGCGGCGGCCTTGAAGCCCACGCCGATCAGCGACAGCTTCTTCTCGAAGCCCTTGCTCACGCCGACCACCATGTTGTTCACCAGCTGGCGCACGGTGCCGCTCATGGCATTGGCTTCGCGGGAGTCGTTCACGGGCTCGAACGAAAGCTTGCCTTCGTTGTTGGCCACCTTGACCAGCGCGTTCTGAGCGACGGACAGCGCGCCGCCCGAGCCCTTGACGTTGATCTTCTCTGCGGTGAGGGCCACTTCCACGCCTGCGGGAATGACCACGGGGGATTTTGCTACGCGAGACATTTCAGTATTTCTCCTTCAATGCTCGGTTAGGCCACGTAGCACAGCACTTCGCCGCCGACGCCGGTGGCACGTGCCTTGCGATCCGTCATCACGCCCTTGGGAGTGGTGACGATGGCCACGCCCAAGCCATTCATGACCTGGGGGATGGCGTCGCGGCCCTTGTACACGCGCAGGCCAGGACGGCTCACGCGCTCGATACGCTCGATCACGGGACGGCCGGCGTAGTACTTCAGGGTAATTTCGAGTTCGGACTTGCTGCCTTCGGTCTTCACCTGGAAGCCGTCGATGTAGCCCTCATCCTTCAGCACCTGGGCGATGGCGACCTTCACTTTGGAGGAAGGCGCCGTCACGGTGGCCTTGGAGACCATCTGGGCGTTGCGGATGCGGGTCAGCAGGTCAGCGATGGGATCACTCATGCTCATGTTGTTCTCTCCTGCTCGACTTACCAGCTGGCCTTGGTCACACCGGGGATGTCACCGGCGAAGGCCATTTCACGGATCTTGGCGCGGCCCAGGCCAAATTGGCGGAAGGTGCCGCGCGGGCGACCGGTGATCTCGCAACGGTTGCGCTGGCGCGTGGGGTTGGCGTTACGGGGCAGCTTCTGCAGGCCCAGGCGAGCGGCGTCGCGCTCTTCGTCGGAACGCTTGGCGTCGCCGGCGATGGCCTTCAGTTCTGCATACTTGGCAGCGTACTTGGCGGCCAGTTTTTCGCGCTTGAGTTCGCGCTCGATCAAAGCTTTCTTAGCCATGCGCCACCTCAGTTCTTGAAGGGGAATTTGAATGCCGACAGCAGCGCCTTGCACTCGTCGTCGGTTTTAGCCGTCGTGGTGATGCTGATGTTCAGACCACGCAGCGCATCCACCTTGTCGTATTCGATTTCCGGGAAGATGATCTGCTCTTTGACGCCGACGTTGTAGTTGCCGCGGCCGTCGAAAGCGCGGCCGGAGATACCACGGAAGTCACGCACGCGCGGCAGGGCCACGGTGACGAAACGGTCCAGGAATTCGTACATCTGAACGCCACGCAGCGTGACCATGCAGCCGATGGCCTGGCCTTCGCGGATCTTGAAGCCGGCGATGGCCTTCTTGGCCTTGGTCACCACGGGCTTCTGGCCGGCGATCTTGGTCAGGTCGCCCACGGCGTTGTCCAGCACCTTCTTGTCGGCCACGGCCTCGCCCACACCCATGTTCAGGGTGATCTTGGACAGGCGCGGGACTTCCATGATGGATTGGTAGCCGAACTTTTCCTTCAGTTCAGCCGCGATCTTTTCGCGATAGAGTTTTTGCAGTCGTGCCATGTGTTACCCCTTAGGCAGCCTTGATTTCGGCGCCGTTGGACTTGAACACGCGAACGCGCGCGCCGTCAGCCTGCACCTTGATACCGACGCGATCAGCCTTGCCGGTCGCTGCATTGAAGATGGCCACGTTGGACTGGTGGATAGGCATGGCCTTTTCCACGATGCCGCCGGTGGTGCCCTTCATGGGATTGGGCTTGACGTGCTTCTTCACCAGGTTGATGCCTTCGATCACCAGGTGGGAGTCGTCCTTGCGCAGCGAAACGGTGCCACGCTTGCCCTTGTCACGGCCAGCCAGCACGATGACTTCGTCGCCCTTGCGGATCTTGTTCATGGTGCGTCCTTCAGAGAACTTCAGGGGCCAGGGACACGATCTTCATGAACTTCTCGGTGCGCAGTTCACGTGTCACGGGGCCAAAAATGCGGGTACCGATAGGCTCTTGCTTGGCGTTGAGCAGCACAGCGGCGTTGCCATCGAACTTGACGAGCGAGCCATCGGCACGGCGGATGCCCTTGGCCGTGCGCACCACCACCGCGCTGTAGATCTCGCCTTTCTTGACGCGACCACGCGGAGCAGCTTCTTTCACGCTCACCTTGATGATGTCACCAACGCTGGCATAGCGACGCTTGGAGCCGCCGAGCACCTTGATGCACAGGACGGACTTGGCGCCGGTGTTGTCGGCAACCTCTAACCGAGATTCTGTTTGGATCATTTCAATATTCCCAACTTGCACCAGCACATCCCGACAGCCCCAGAGTCCTTCTCTCGGGCCGCGAGCAGCCAGTCAGTCTTGGGCCCGTCGTCCACGCCGCGAACCATTTCACGGCGCTTCCACTGGGCAGAAACCTCGCATAATTTTTACGCGAAGCCTGGCATTGTTGCAGAGCCGACCGAGCAAGTCAAGCCCTGCGCAGGCAGGAATCAGGCGGGCAGCTGCAGATACTGTTGCGCCAACGCCAAAAAGGCCGGCAGCCGCGGCTCGCCCTGGCCTTCTTCCTGCAGGATTTCCGCCACGCGCGGCGCCAGCCGGGCCGCCAGCCGGGCGTCGAGGAACAGCAGGCGGCAGCGCCGGGCCAGCACATCCTCCACGGTGCGCGCGTATTCGTGGCGCACGGCAAAGCGCACCATGGCCTCGCTCAGCCCCTCGGCCAGCCAGGCCTGCGCGCCCGGCAGGGCCTGCACCGCGGCGGCCTCGCTGCCATATGAATGCCAGCCCTGGGCCTCGTAGATGCGGTGGCGCACCGGGGCCGCGGGCGCCCCCACGAGGCGCAGCTGCACGGTGGCGCCAGCGGGCCGCGCCGGCAGCAGGCCTTCGTCGAAGCACTTCGCCAGCACGTCCTCGGCCATGGCGCGGTAGGTGGTCCACTTGCCGCCCGTCACGGTCACCAGCCCGCTGCGGCTGGCCAGCACGGTGTGCTCGCGGCTCAGGGCC belongs to Acidovorax sp. YS12 and includes:
- the rplF gene encoding 50S ribosomal protein L6; translated protein: MSRVAKSPVVIPAGVEVALTAEKINVKGSGGALSVAQNALVKVANNEGKLSFEPVNDSREANAMSGTVRQLVNNMVVGVSKGFEKKLSLIGVGFKAAASGSKLNLSVGFSHPVNFEMPAGVTVATPTPTEIVVKGADRQVVGQLAAEIRAVRPPEPYKGKGIRYSDEKVVIKETKKK
- the rpsH gene encoding 30S ribosomal protein S8, producing the protein MSMSDPIADLLTRIRNAQMVSKATVTAPSSKVKVAIAQVLKDEGYIDGFQVKTEGSKSELEITLKYYAGRPVIERIERVSRPGLRVYKGRDAIPQVMNGLGVAIVTTPKGVMTDRKARATGVGGEVLCYVA
- the rpsN gene encoding 30S ribosomal protein S14; amino-acid sequence: MAKKALIERELKREKLAAKYAAKYAELKAIAGDAKRSDEERDAARLGLQKLPRNANPTRQRNRCEITGRPRGTFRQFGLGRAKIREMAFAGDIPGVTKASW
- the rplE gene encoding 50S ribosomal protein L5, with the protein product MARLQKLYREKIAAELKEKFGYQSIMEVPRLSKITLNMGVGEAVADKKVLDNAVGDLTKIAGQKPVVTKAKKAIAGFKIREGQAIGCMVTLRGVQMYEFLDRFVTVALPRVRDFRGISGRAFDGRGNYNVGVKEQIIFPEIEYDKVDALRGLNISITTTAKTDDECKALLSAFKFPFKN
- the rplX gene encoding 50S ribosomal protein L24, which codes for MNKIRKGDEVIVLAGRDKGKRGTVSLRKDDSHLVIEGINLVKKHVKPNPMKGTTGGIVEKAMPIHQSNVAIFNAATGKADRVGIKVQADGARVRVFKSNGAEIKAA
- the rplN gene encoding 50S ribosomal protein L14, coding for MIQTESRLEVADNTGAKSVLCIKVLGGSKRRYASVGDIIKVSVKEAAPRGRVKKGEIYSAVVVRTAKGIRRADGSLVKFDGNAAVLLNAKQEPIGTRIFGPVTRELRTEKFMKIVSLAPEVL